A single Cellulomonas sp. SLBN-39 DNA region contains:
- a CDS encoding MFS transporter: protein MPQPRPAVSAPAQPGAVPDPARAAVRGGVLGNYVDQFDIFLPVIALAPVTATLYGPGDAVAHAGLVLVATLLARPVGAAVLGSWADRAGRTVVARTSLAGLAVATLLVAVVPAALLGPTATLAVVVALRVVCGFFVGGGYTAGVPLAIEWTAPSRRGLVSGAIMAMSPAANATIAVLVLGLLAVLGEDGYAAWGWRVPFVVGAGLALVALVHYSRHVQDAPAPGPVPAAVDAAPGTAARGPLAEVLVGAQRHRLRRLFVMMTGLWLFTAMAVAVLTAQLGAVRELDAVHVTAVMLAGTAASAVTMLACGHLSTRVGRRRFFLGFGAASAVLAPAAYLAALGPATGAGLVLAVVALQVVTVSVYGPVGAWLVEQFPPGVRSSGYGTAYSMSIVLPSLYPFYLPPLQDAAGPVVPVAALLALAGVLVLVGAAVAPPVVEQVPEVSPRRA, encoded by the coding sequence ATGCCTCAGCCACGTCCTGCCGTGTCCGCACCCGCCCAGCCGGGTGCCGTCCCCGACCCTGCGCGTGCCGCCGTGCGGGGCGGGGTCCTCGGCAACTACGTCGACCAGTTCGACATCTTCCTGCCGGTCATCGCGCTCGCGCCGGTGACCGCGACGCTCTACGGCCCGGGCGACGCGGTCGCGCACGCGGGCCTCGTGCTGGTCGCGACGCTGCTGGCCCGGCCGGTGGGTGCGGCGGTGCTCGGGTCGTGGGCCGACCGGGCGGGGCGGACCGTGGTCGCGCGCACCAGCCTGGCCGGTCTCGCGGTCGCGACGCTGCTGGTGGCGGTCGTCCCCGCGGCGCTGCTCGGGCCGACGGCCACGCTCGCGGTGGTCGTCGCGCTGCGCGTGGTGTGCGGGTTCTTCGTGGGCGGCGGGTACACCGCGGGGGTGCCGTTGGCGATCGAGTGGACCGCACCCTCGCGGCGCGGCCTGGTCAGCGGCGCGATCATGGCGATGTCGCCCGCCGCCAACGCGACCATCGCCGTGCTGGTGCTCGGGCTGCTCGCCGTGCTCGGCGAGGACGGGTACGCCGCGTGGGGGTGGCGGGTGCCGTTCGTCGTCGGCGCCGGGCTGGCCCTCGTCGCGCTCGTCCACTACTCCCGGCACGTGCAGGACGCGCCCGCCCCCGGGCCCGTGCCGGCCGCCGTCGACGCGGCGCCCGGGACCGCAGCCCGGGGACCGCTCGCCGAGGTGCTCGTCGGCGCGCAGCGGCACCGGCTGCGCCGTCTGTTCGTCATGATGACCGGCCTCTGGCTGTTCACCGCGATGGCCGTCGCGGTGCTCACCGCCCAGCTCGGGGCCGTCCGCGAGCTCGACGCCGTGCACGTGACCGCCGTGATGCTCGCCGGCACGGCCGCGTCCGCCGTCACGATGCTCGCCTGCGGGCACCTGTCCACGCGCGTCGGGCGGCGCCGGTTCTTCCTCGGGTTCGGGGCCGCGTCCGCGGTGCTCGCCCCCGCCGCCTACCTCGCCGCCCTCGGCCCGGCGACGGGGGCCGGGCTCGTCCTCGCGGTCGTCGCGCTGCAGGTCGTCACCGTGTCCGTGTACGGGCCGGTCGGCGCCTGGCTCGTCGAGCAGTTCCCGCCCGGCGTGCGCTCCAGCGGGTACGGCACGGCGTACAGCATGTCGATCGTCCTGCCGTCGCTCTACCCGTTCTACCTGCCGCCCCTGCAGGACGCGGCCGGCCCGGTGGTCCCCGTCGCGGCGCTCCTCGCGCTCGCGGGCGTCCTCGTGCTGGTCGGGGCCGCGGTCGCCCCGCCCGTGGTCGAGCAGGTGCCCGAGGTCAGCCCGCGACGCGCATGA
- a CDS encoding histidine kinase, with translation MSTPLLAPPPEPAAAPRGALAARLLAPDRRPAALALVVATSLAVVVVVETARTSVVDPYRRITTVDGEVAVWGSAPSWVDPVRDAAPWLSDALPVLAWLGALSVVAGLFIAVRDPVPAVVLAALPVVLCTLLAGTFLLSWWWGLAGVAVVTAVRRLRSAVPTYVLAVGAVAAFNAEPSMAILTSGGPVHATGGPAGWWTVVGFAAYLGAAVTVAAALGAALRYGAATAWARAVGRRAELDRSVTAERSRLARDLHDVVAHHMSLAAVRAESAPFVHPDLDGRATDVLRSVASDARSALAELRQVIAVLERAQDAPAAPQAGVADVDALVDAARTAGQDVVMIGRWDGVPATTGYVLYRVVQEALSNARRHAPGSSVAVIATSRDGGVGVVVENAANHPADEPGTGLIGMRERVAALGGTVTAGAVDGAFRLVVDLPTGDCSDAILAADGAAGRRLPTGGQE, from the coding sequence GTGAGCACACCCCTCCTCGCCCCGCCGCCCGAGCCCGCTGCTGCCCCGCGAGGCGCGCTCGCCGCGCGCCTGCTGGCGCCAGACCGTCGGCCGGCGGCACTCGCCCTCGTCGTCGCGACGTCGCTGGCCGTCGTCGTGGTCGTCGAGACCGCGCGGACGTCCGTCGTCGACCCGTACCGGCGGATCACGACTGTCGACGGGGAGGTCGCCGTCTGGGGGAGTGCGCCGTCGTGGGTCGACCCGGTGCGGGACGCTGCCCCGTGGCTGAGCGATGCCCTGCCCGTCCTGGCGTGGCTCGGTGCGCTCAGCGTCGTGGCAGGCCTGTTCATCGCCGTACGCGACCCGGTTCCCGCGGTGGTGCTGGCAGCCTTGCCCGTGGTGCTCTGCACCCTCCTGGCGGGGACTTTCCTGCTCTCCTGGTGGTGGGGCCTCGCGGGTGTCGCCGTGGTGACGGCCGTCCGGCGTCTGCGGTCCGCGGTGCCCACGTACGTGCTGGCTGTCGGGGCCGTCGCGGCGTTCAACGCTGAGCCGTCGATGGCGATCCTCACGAGCGGTGGCCCCGTGCACGCGACCGGAGGCCCCGCCGGGTGGTGGACCGTCGTCGGATTCGCCGCGTACCTCGGCGCGGCCGTCACCGTCGCCGCCGCCCTGGGCGCCGCCCTGCGGTACGGCGCCGCGACGGCGTGGGCGCGCGCGGTGGGACGACGGGCCGAGCTGGACCGGTCCGTCACGGCCGAGCGGTCCCGCCTGGCGCGGGACCTGCACGACGTGGTCGCCCACCACATGTCGCTCGCGGCCGTGCGCGCGGAGAGCGCCCCCTTCGTCCACCCCGACCTCGACGGGCGGGCCACGGACGTGCTCCGCTCCGTCGCCTCCGACGCCCGTAGCGCCCTGGCCGAGCTGCGGCAGGTGATCGCCGTGCTGGAGCGGGCGCAGGATGCACCGGCAGCGCCGCAGGCCGGGGTCGCCGACGTGGACGCGCTCGTCGATGCTGCCCGGACGGCCGGTCAGGACGTCGTCATGATCGGCCGCTGGGACGGCGTCCCCGCGACGACGGGGTACGTGTTGTACCGCGTGGTGCAGGAAGCGCTGAGCAACGCACGACGGCATGCCCCGGGGTCGTCCGTAGCCGTCATCGCGACTTCGCGCGACGGCGGGGTGGGAGTCGTCGTCGAGAACGCCGCGAACCATCCCGCCGACGAGCCCGGCACTGGACTCATAGGCATGCGCGAACGGGTCGCTGCGCTGGGTGGGACCGTCACCGCGGGCGCGGTCGACGGTGCCTTCCGGCTGGTCGTCGACCTGCCGACGGGTGACTGTTCAGACGCCATCCTCGCTGCAGACGGAGCGGCTGGGCGACGCCTGCCCACTGGAGGCCAGGAGTGA
- a CDS encoding response regulator transcription factor: protein MLAGTASPVTRVVVADDQDVVREGIAAMLDASPDLEVVGTAADGRAAVDLVARTRPDLALLDVRMPVMDGISATGLIVAAHPTIRVLVLTTYDLDEYVDRALAAGAGGFVLKDSPVGDLVDAVRLVAGGAMLLGPRVNRRAVAGPDRQAWKALVETLTPRERDVLDGLMRGLSNTEIAAELVVAEETVKSHVSEVLRKTGCRDRVQVVVAAYRGQVPTTAR from the coding sequence GTGCTCGCCGGCACCGCGTCACCTGTCACCCGCGTCGTGGTGGCCGACGACCAGGACGTCGTCCGGGAAGGGATCGCGGCGATGCTCGACGCGTCGCCCGACCTTGAGGTGGTCGGCACGGCCGCGGACGGCCGCGCGGCAGTCGACCTGGTGGCCCGCACCCGTCCCGACCTCGCCCTGCTCGACGTCCGGATGCCTGTCATGGACGGTATCTCCGCCACAGGGCTGATCGTCGCCGCCCACCCGACGATTCGGGTCCTCGTGCTCACCACGTACGACCTCGACGAGTACGTCGACCGGGCGCTCGCGGCGGGCGCCGGAGGCTTCGTGCTCAAGGACTCACCGGTGGGCGACCTCGTCGACGCGGTCAGGCTCGTCGCGGGCGGCGCCATGCTGCTCGGCCCACGCGTGAACCGGCGTGCCGTCGCAGGGCCGGACCGGCAGGCGTGGAAAGCGCTGGTGGAGACCCTGACGCCACGGGAGCGGGACGTGCTCGACGGCCTCATGCGGGGCCTGTCGAACACGGAGATCGCCGCTGAGCTCGTCGTGGCGGAGGAGACGGTCAAGTCCCATGTCTCGGAGGTGCTGCGCAAGACGGGGTGCCGCGACCGTGTCCAGGTCGTCGTCGCCGCCTATCGCGGCCAGGTGCCGACGACGGCACGTTGA
- a CDS encoding carbohydrate ABC transporter permease, with protein sequence MIVAIALFVVVMGLVLLLVERAKRLPSWAVAAAFLLPTVAMILFGLVWPAIDTIRASFYDRNGQNFVGADNYVQAFTQNEFQIVLRNTAVWVVVVPIVATFIGLVYAVLVDRTRFEKFAKTLVFLPMAISMVGASIIWRFVYEYRPVLENVPAEFQPAQIGLMNQLLVWLGLEPQQFLLSPPLNSFFLIVVMIWIQAGFAMTVLSAAIKAIPDDIVEAARLDGLGGLRMFRFITVPSIRPALVVVVTTIAMGTLKVFDIVRTMTGGNFETSVVANEFYRQSFVQRNTGMGAALAVILFVLVIPIVAYNVRQLRRAEEIR encoded by the coding sequence ATGATCGTGGCGATCGCGCTGTTCGTGGTCGTCATGGGCCTGGTCCTGCTCCTCGTCGAGCGCGCCAAGCGTCTGCCGTCCTGGGCGGTGGCCGCGGCGTTCCTGCTGCCGACCGTCGCGATGATCCTGTTCGGACTCGTGTGGCCCGCGATCGACACGATCCGGGCCTCGTTCTACGACCGCAACGGGCAGAACTTCGTCGGCGCGGACAACTACGTCCAGGCGTTCACCCAGAACGAGTTCCAGATCGTGCTGCGCAACACGGCCGTGTGGGTCGTGGTCGTGCCGATCGTGGCCACGTTCATCGGGCTCGTGTACGCCGTGCTCGTCGACCGCACCCGGTTCGAGAAGTTCGCCAAGACGCTCGTCTTCCTGCCCATGGCCATCTCGATGGTCGGCGCGTCGATCATCTGGCGCTTCGTGTACGAGTACCGGCCGGTGCTGGAGAACGTCCCCGCGGAGTTCCAGCCCGCGCAGATCGGCCTGATGAACCAGCTGCTCGTGTGGCTGGGGCTGGAGCCGCAGCAGTTCCTGCTCAGCCCGCCGCTGAACTCGTTCTTCCTCATCGTCGTCATGATCTGGATCCAGGCCGGGTTCGCGATGACCGTGCTCTCGGCCGCCATCAAGGCGATCCCCGACGACATCGTCGAGGCCGCGCGGCTCGACGGCCTCGGCGGGCTGCGGATGTTCCGGTTCATCACCGTGCCGAGCATCCGGCCCGCGCTCGTGGTGGTCGTCACGACCATCGCGATGGGCACGCTCAAGGTCTTCGACATCGTCCGCACCATGACCGGCGGCAACTTCGAGACGTCCGTGGTCGCCAACGAGTTCTACCGGCAGAGCTTCGTGCAGCGGAACACGGGCATGGGGGCCGCGCTGGCGGTCATCCTCTTCGTGCTCGTCATCCCGATCGTCGCGTACAACGTGCGCCAGCTGCGCCGGGCGGAGGAGATCCGATGA
- a CDS encoding carbohydrate ABC transporter permease: MSAVSTEPTVETGGKRRISRLERRAIAAQGKISSPWASFAAIVIAVLWTIPTFGLLITSFRPEADIVGSGWWTWFADPNVTLDNYDTVLNGSSTAFSTYFINSIVITLPAVVIPISIALLAAYAFAWIPFRGRGLLFIAVFTLQIVPIQVTLIPLLRTYVSLGIDGTFWTVWLSHSIFALPLAIFLLHNFMKDIPASLVEAARVDGAGHVRIFFSVMFPLLVPAIASFGIFQFLWVWNDLLVGLTFGNSQNVAPLTVRVAELAGTRGTEWHLLSSGAFIALVVPLVVFLALQRYFVRGLLAGSVKG; this comes from the coding sequence ATGAGCGCCGTCAGCACCGAGCCGACCGTCGAGACGGGCGGGAAGCGCCGGATCAGCCGCCTCGAGCGCCGCGCGATCGCCGCCCAGGGCAAGATCAGCTCGCCCTGGGCGTCCTTCGCCGCCATCGTCATCGCCGTCCTGTGGACGATCCCGACCTTCGGGCTCCTCATCACCTCGTTCCGCCCCGAGGCCGACATCGTCGGGTCCGGGTGGTGGACGTGGTTCGCCGACCCGAACGTCACGCTCGACAACTACGACACCGTGCTCAACGGCTCGTCGACGGCGTTCTCGACGTACTTCATCAACAGCATCGTCATCACGCTGCCCGCCGTGGTCATCCCCATCTCGATCGCCCTGCTCGCGGCCTACGCGTTCGCGTGGATCCCGTTCCGGGGACGGGGCCTGCTGTTCATCGCCGTGTTCACGCTGCAGATCGTGCCGATCCAGGTCACGCTCATCCCGCTGCTGCGCACCTACGTCAGCCTCGGCATCGACGGCACGTTCTGGACCGTGTGGCTGTCGCACTCGATCTTCGCGCTGCCGCTGGCGATCTTCCTGCTGCACAACTTCATGAAGGACATCCCCGCCTCGCTCGTCGAGGCTGCACGGGTCGACGGTGCCGGGCACGTCCGGATCTTCTTCTCCGTGATGTTCCCGCTCCTGGTGCCCGCCATCGCCTCGTTCGGGATCTTCCAGTTCCTGTGGGTGTGGAACGACCTGCTCGTCGGCCTGACCTTCGGCAACAGCCAGAACGTGGCCCCGCTGACGGTGCGCGTCGCCGAGCTCGCCGGCACCCGTGGCACCGAGTGGCACCTGCTCAGCTCCGGGGCCTTCATCGCCCTCGTGGTGCCGCTCGTCGTGTTCCTCGCCCTGCAGCGCTACTTCGTGCGCGGCCTGCTCGCAGGGTCCGTCAAGGGCTGA
- a CDS encoding diacylglycerol kinase family protein codes for MSWVEWVAVLAGVLALAALGLGLWVYRQQLSLLARLHPGHARTEEPEAPAEREGERRLVAFVANPSKPDVAALRSAVYKAASERYLPEPMWLETTVEDPGVGQARQAVAAGADIVVAVGGDGTVRAVAEALAGTGVPMGLMPLGTGNLLARNLDIPLNDPIAAMHLAIDGVDKPIDVGWLRVLRWESQMDDDVAEAADDLPADTDAPRDHIFLVIAGLGFDAAMVADADEQLKAKVGWIAYFVAGVRHLHGRRLKVRLRLDDQPTQTVRVRSLLVGNCGRLPGGITLLPDAVLDDGVLDIAAIDTRGGIAGWAQLFGEVVLQGVGVRNELPNKIGRIDHARARNVRIAVPGGEHVQVDGDIVGRATAISARVDPGALVMRVAG; via the coding sequence ATGTCGTGGGTCGAGTGGGTCGCTGTCCTCGCCGGCGTCCTGGCGCTCGCCGCGCTCGGCCTGGGTCTGTGGGTGTACCGCCAGCAGCTGTCGCTGCTCGCGCGCCTGCACCCGGGCCACGCGCGCACCGAGGAGCCTGAGGCGCCCGCGGAGCGGGAGGGTGAGCGGCGTCTGGTGGCGTTCGTGGCGAACCCGTCGAAGCCCGACGTGGCCGCCCTGCGCTCCGCCGTCTACAAGGCCGCGTCGGAGCGGTACCTGCCCGAGCCGATGTGGCTCGAGACCACCGTGGAGGACCCGGGCGTCGGGCAGGCGCGGCAGGCCGTCGCGGCGGGGGCGGACATCGTCGTGGCGGTCGGTGGCGACGGGACGGTGCGGGCGGTCGCCGAGGCGCTGGCCGGCACGGGCGTGCCGATGGGCCTCATGCCGCTCGGTACGGGCAACCTGCTGGCCCGCAACCTCGACATCCCCCTGAACGACCCCATCGCCGCGATGCACCTGGCGATCGACGGGGTCGACAAGCCGATCGACGTCGGCTGGCTGCGGGTGCTGCGGTGGGAGTCGCAGATGGACGACGACGTGGCCGAGGCCGCGGACGACCTGCCCGCCGACACCGACGCGCCGCGCGACCACATCTTCCTCGTCATCGCCGGGCTGGGCTTCGACGCCGCGATGGTCGCGGACGCCGACGAGCAGCTCAAGGCCAAGGTCGGCTGGATCGCCTACTTCGTCGCCGGTGTGCGGCACCTGCACGGGCGGCGCCTCAAGGTGCGCCTGCGCCTGGACGACCAGCCCACCCAGACGGTGCGCGTGCGGTCGCTGCTGGTGGGCAACTGCGGGCGCCTGCCGGGCGGCATCACGCTGCTGCCCGACGCGGTGCTCGACGACGGCGTCCTCGACATCGCGGCCATCGACACCCGCGGCGGGATCGCGGGCTGGGCGCAGCTCTTCGGCGAGGTCGTGCTCCAGGGTGTCGGGGTGCGCAACGAGCTGCCGAACAAGATCGGCCGCATCGACCACGCCCGCGCGCGGAACGTGCGGATCGCCGTGCCGGGCGGCGAGCACGTGCAGGTCGACGGCGACATCGTCGGCCGCGCCACCGCGATCAGCGCCCGCGTCGACCCGGGCGCCCTCGTCATGCGCGTCGCGGGCTGA
- the serS gene encoding serine--tRNA ligase, which translates to MIDLRLLREDPDVVRASQVARGESPHLVDEVLDADARRRSALTEFESLRAEQKSHGKLVARAQGEEKQALLAHTKALAERVKALQADADAAEERATELARRIGNVVEDGVPAGGEKDFVVLEHVGTPRDLAAEYGPDFVVKDHLDLGEGLRAIDTERGAKVSGARFYFLTGIGARLELALLNAAMDLAMRHGFSPTITPTLVKPEVMAGTGFLGAHADEVYRLEADDLYLVGTSEVALAGFHGGEILDLADGPLRYAGWSACYRREAGSYGKDTRGIIRVHQFHKVEAFVWTRPEDAAAEHRRILDFEKEMLALVDLPYRVIDVAAGDLGSSAARKFDCEAWLPSQQRWMEVTSTSNCTTFQARRLGVRERTEDGTRTVATLNGTLATTRWIVAILENHQQADGSVRVPEGLRPYLGGLEVLEPVVGR; encoded by the coding sequence GTGATCGATCTGCGGCTCCTGCGGGAGGACCCCGACGTCGTGCGCGCCAGCCAGGTGGCCCGCGGCGAGTCCCCGCACCTCGTCGACGAGGTGCTCGACGCCGACGCGCGCCGGCGCTCCGCGCTGACGGAGTTCGAGTCGCTGCGGGCCGAGCAGAAGTCCCACGGCAAGCTCGTCGCCCGCGCGCAGGGCGAGGAGAAGCAGGCGCTGCTCGCGCACACCAAGGCGCTGGCCGAGCGGGTCAAGGCCCTCCAGGCCGACGCGGACGCCGCCGAGGAGCGCGCCACCGAGCTGGCCCGTCGCATCGGCAACGTCGTCGAGGACGGCGTGCCGGCCGGCGGCGAGAAGGACTTCGTCGTCCTGGAGCACGTCGGCACCCCGCGCGACCTCGCCGCCGAGTACGGCCCGGACTTCGTCGTCAAGGACCACCTCGACCTCGGCGAGGGCCTGCGTGCCATCGACACCGAGCGCGGCGCGAAGGTCTCCGGCGCCCGCTTCTACTTCCTCACCGGCATCGGCGCCCGCCTCGAGCTCGCGCTGCTCAACGCCGCGATGGACCTGGCCATGCGGCACGGGTTCTCGCCGACCATCACCCCGACGCTGGTCAAGCCCGAGGTCATGGCCGGCACCGGGTTCCTCGGCGCGCACGCCGACGAGGTGTACCGCCTGGAGGCCGACGACCTGTACCTCGTCGGCACCAGCGAGGTCGCGCTCGCGGGCTTCCACGGCGGGGAGATCCTCGACCTGGCCGACGGTCCGCTGCGGTACGCGGGCTGGAGCGCCTGCTACCGGCGCGAGGCCGGCTCGTACGGCAAGGACACCCGCGGGATCATCCGCGTGCACCAGTTCCACAAGGTCGAGGCGTTCGTGTGGACGCGGCCCGAGGACGCGGCGGCCGAGCACCGGCGCATCCTCGACTTCGAGAAGGAGATGCTCGCCCTCGTCGACCTGCCGTACCGCGTGATCGACGTGGCGGCCGGCGACCTGGGCTCGAGCGCGGCGCGCAAGTTCGACTGCGAGGCGTGGCTGCCCAGCCAGCAGCGCTGGATGGAGGTCACGTCGACCTCCAACTGCACGACCTTCCAGGCCCGCCGGCTGGGGGTGCGCGAGCGCACCGAGGACGGCACCCGCACGGTCGCCACGCTCAACGGCACGCTCGCCACGACCCGCTGGATCGTCGCGATCCTCGAGAACCACCAGCAGGCCGACGGGTCGGTGCGGGTGCCCGAGGGGCTGCGCCCGTACCTCGGGGGCCTCGAGGTGCTCGAGCCGGTGGTCGGACGATGA
- a CDS encoding HAD family hydrolase has translation MSRTRLVALDVDGTLMSHAGVISPEVRAAVTALVEAGVHVVLATGRSAHSATEVARDLGLTTGPVVCSNGAVVARLDVEHPDGYVVERAVTFDPGPALRTIALELPDALFAVEDVGRGFLISAPFPEGEISGEHTLVPFEQLTAAPATRVVIRAPGSTPEEFHDLVERVGLHEVSYAVGWSAWLDLTPGGVSKASALEEVRRELGVEPFETLAVGDGDNDLEMLRWAACGVAMGHASEKVRAVADEVTGTIDDDGALEILHRVLR, from the coding sequence ATGAGCCGCACCCGCCTCGTCGCGCTCGACGTCGACGGCACGCTGATGAGCCACGCGGGCGTCATCTCGCCCGAGGTCCGTGCCGCCGTGACTGCGCTGGTCGAGGCGGGTGTGCACGTGGTGCTCGCGACGGGCCGGTCGGCGCACTCGGCCACCGAGGTCGCGCGCGACCTGGGCCTGACCACCGGGCCCGTGGTGTGCTCGAACGGGGCGGTCGTCGCCCGCCTGGACGTCGAGCACCCGGACGGGTACGTCGTCGAGCGGGCCGTGACGTTCGACCCGGGCCCGGCGCTGCGGACCATCGCGCTGGAGCTGCCCGACGCGCTGTTCGCCGTCGAGGACGTCGGCCGCGGGTTCCTGATCTCGGCGCCGTTCCCCGAGGGGGAGATCAGCGGCGAGCACACCCTCGTGCCGTTCGAGCAGCTCACGGCCGCCCCGGCGACCCGGGTGGTCATCCGCGCGCCGGGCAGCACGCCCGAGGAGTTCCACGACCTGGTCGAGCGCGTCGGGCTGCACGAGGTGTCGTACGCCGTCGGGTGGAGCGCCTGGCTGGACCTGACCCCGGGCGGGGTGTCCAAGGCGTCCGCGCTGGAGGAGGTGCGGCGCGAGCTGGGCGTCGAGCCGTTCGAGACCCTCGCGGTCGGCGACGGCGACAACGACCTGGAGATGCTGCGCTGGGCGGCGTGCGGGGTGGCGATGGGGCACGCGAGCGAGAAGGTGCGTGCCGTGGCGGACGAGGTCACCGGCACCATCGACGACGACGGTGCGCTCGAGATCCTGCACCGCGTCCTGCGCTGA
- a CDS encoding ABC transporter substrate-binding protein, protein MNRITRRRGTALVASVAGLGLLITACSGGDTPGDDDTAAGGDTDCAAFEQYGDLSGTTVSVYTSIVAPEDQPHIDSYKPFEECTGATVAYEGSKEFEAQLLVRLEAGNPPDIAYIPQPGLLQTIVGDFPDAVAPVSEAAEANVDEFYAASWKGYGTVDGTFYGAPLGANVKSFVWYSPAVFEENGYEVPTTWDELIALSDQIVADHSAEGKKPWCAGIGSGDATGWPATDWLEDLVLRTAGGDVYDQWINHEIPFNDPQIADALGEVGSILKNDEYVNGGLGDVSSIASTTFQDGGLPILTNGLCFMHRQASFYAANWPEGTDVSSDGDVFAFYLPGPDADTRPLLGGGEFVAAFADRPEVAAFQAYLTSPEWSNAKAIATPSGGWVSANSGLDPANLTSEIDQLSAELLADTEQEFRFDASDLMPAAVGAGAFWTEMTAWIANDKSDDAVLDSIEAAWP, encoded by the coding sequence ATGAACCGCATCACCCGCAGGCGCGGGACGGCCCTGGTGGCATCCGTCGCCGGCCTGGGCCTGCTGATCACCGCATGCTCGGGTGGCGACACGCCCGGCGACGACGACACGGCGGCCGGGGGAGACACCGACTGCGCCGCCTTCGAGCAGTACGGCGACCTGTCCGGCACCACGGTCTCGGTCTACACCTCGATCGTCGCGCCCGAGGACCAGCCGCACATCGACTCGTACAAGCCGTTCGAGGAGTGCACCGGGGCGACCGTCGCCTACGAGGGGTCCAAGGAGTTCGAGGCGCAGCTGCTGGTGCGCCTCGAGGCCGGCAACCCCCCGGACATCGCCTACATCCCGCAGCCGGGCCTGCTGCAGACCATCGTCGGGGACTTCCCCGACGCGGTCGCGCCCGTCTCGGAGGCCGCCGAGGCCAACGTCGACGAGTTCTACGCCGCGTCCTGGAAGGGGTACGGCACGGTCGACGGGACGTTCTACGGCGCCCCGCTCGGCGCCAACGTGAAGTCGTTCGTCTGGTACTCGCCGGCGGTGTTCGAGGAGAACGGCTACGAGGTCCCGACCACCTGGGACGAGCTCATCGCGCTGTCCGACCAGATCGTCGCCGACCACTCCGCCGAGGGCAAGAAGCCCTGGTGCGCGGGCATCGGCTCGGGCGACGCGACCGGCTGGCCCGCCACCGACTGGCTCGAGGACCTCGTCCTGCGGACCGCCGGCGGCGACGTCTACGACCAGTGGATCAACCACGAGATCCCCTTCAACGACCCGCAGATCGCCGACGCGCTCGGTGAGGTCGGCTCCATCCTCAAGAACGACGAGTACGTGAACGGCGGGCTCGGCGACGTGTCCTCCATCGCGTCGACCACGTTCCAGGACGGCGGCCTGCCCATCCTCACCAACGGGCTGTGCTTCATGCACCGCCAGGCGTCGTTCTACGCGGCCAACTGGCCCGAGGGCACCGACGTCTCGTCCGACGGCGACGTGTTCGCGTTCTACCTGCCGGGCCCGGACGCCGACACGCGCCCGCTGCTCGGTGGCGGCGAGTTCGTCGCCGCGTTCGCCGACCGTCCCGAGGTCGCCGCGTTCCAGGCGTACCTGACCAGCCCGGAGTGGAGCAACGCCAAGGCGATCGCCACCCCGAGCGGCGGCTGGGTGTCCGCGAACAGCGGTCTCGACCCGGCCAACCTGACGTCGGAGATCGACCAGCTCTCCGCCGAGCTGCTGGCCGACACCGAGCAGGAGTTCCGGTTCGACGCATCCGACCTCATGCCCGCCGCCGTCGGCGCCGGTGCGTTCTGGACGGAGATGACGGCCTGGATCGCGAACGACAAGTCCGACGACGCCGTCCTCGACTCCATCGAGGCCGCGTGGCCGTGA